In Phyllopteryx taeniolatus isolate TA_2022b chromosome 1, UOR_Ptae_1.2, whole genome shotgun sequence, the following proteins share a genomic window:
- the bcas2 gene encoding pre-mRNA-splicing factor SPF27, with product MSGTASVAGEVFVDALPYFDQGYDATGVREAAAALVEEETRRYRPTKNYLSYLPTPDFSTFETEIMKNEFDRLASRQPMELLSMKRYELPAPSAGQKNDITAWQECVNNSMAQLEHQAVRIENLELMSQYGTNAWKVYNDNLAFMIEMAQKELQKFRKQIQDLNWQRKNDQLAGGAKLRELESNWVSLVSKNYEIERAIVHLENEIGQLKQQQGDENKENIRQDF from the exons ATGTCTGGAACTGCCTCGGTTGCGGGTGAAGTGTTTGTTGATGCCTTACCTTATTTTGACCAAGGTTACGATGCTACCGGTGTCAGAGAAGCT GCTGCAGCATTAGTTGAGGAGGAGACCAGAAGATACAGACCAACCAAGAACTACCTGAGCTACCTGCCTACGCCTGATTTTTCTACTTTTGAG ACTGAAATTATGAAGAATGAATTCGATCGCCTGGCATCTCGGCAACCCATGGAGCTCCTCAGCATGAAGAG gtatgagCTGCCGGCACCGTCTGCAGGTCAGAAGAACGATATCACAGCTTGGCAGGAGTGCGTGAATAACTCTATGGCCCAGCTAGAGCACCAGGCGGTTCGCATCGAGAACCTGGAGCTCATGTCGCAATATGGAACCAATGCGTGGAAGGTCTACAACGA taACCTAGCCTTCATGATCGAGATGGCTCAAAAGGAACTTCAGAAATTCAG GAAACAAATTCAGGATTTGAATTGGCAACGTAAAAATGACCAATTAGCCGGAGGAGCCAAACTTCGAGAGCTGGAGTCAAA CTGGGTGTCGCTGGTCAGCAAGAACTACGAGATCGAGCGGGCCATCGTGCATCTAGAAAACGAAATCGGTCAGCTCAAACAGCAGCAGGGGGATGAGAACAAGGAGAACATCAGGCAGGATTTTTGA